The following coding sequences are from one Virgibacillus necropolis window:
- a CDS encoding RidA family protein gives MSDYNAVSAKNTENAPNGNGLYSQTVAFSHYNYLSAQLPIESKTGKLVAGGIKEQAEQCFKNIKAIVDSIDHVMSDIVRITVFVKDIKDVDAVDEVYKTFFSTYVPSRTTVAVAALPMDALVQIEAIVSHGEGTIPNAPQAGDLIKLTNNTANAPSSPLSTQTVSFSHYNNLSAQLPIDPKTGRLVVGGVKEQAGQCLKNIKAILESIDIPFDDIVKINIYLKNLSDIEAVNKVYTTFFPDSAIARAVAYVPARTTVAASALPMDALVQIEAVVSHGDGTPPQAIEDRHGIVIEANNTENAPKSSLSTQTVAFSHYNHLSAQLPLDSKTGEVVAGGIKEQAEQCLKNIKSIVESVDHVMDDVVKVEIFLKDISDSDAVDEAYKTFFPEGVPARSTLGVSALPKDALVQIDAVVANAEGTPPKA, from the coding sequence ATGAGCGACTATAACGCAGTATCAGCAAAAAATACAGAAAATGCTCCAAACGGTAACGGTCTATATTCACAAACTGTAGCTTTCTCTCATTACAATTATCTTTCAGCTCAATTACCTATCGAATCCAAAACTGGTAAATTGGTAGCTGGTGGTATAAAAGAGCAAGCTGAACAGTGCTTTAAAAATATTAAGGCAATTGTAGATAGCATCGATCATGTTATGAGCGATATTGTTAGAATCACGGTATTCGTTAAAGATATCAAAGATGTTGACGCTGTAGACGAAGTTTATAAAACATTCTTCTCAACCTATGTTCCTTCACGGACAACAGTTGCAGTTGCAGCTTTGCCTATGGATGCTTTGGTGCAAATTGAAGCAATTGTTTCACACGGTGAAGGTACAATTCCAAACGCACCACAAGCAGGCGATCTCATAAAGCTTACAAATAACACGGCAAATGCACCATCAAGTCCTTTATCTACACAAACTGTGTCATTCTCTCATTACAATAATCTTTCAGCTCAATTACCTATCGATCCGAAAACTGGAAGATTGGTTGTTGGTGGTGTAAAAGAGCAGGCTGGACAATGCTTAAAAAATATCAAGGCAATTTTAGAGAGTATTGACATTCCTTTTGACGATATTGTTAAAATTAATATCTACCTTAAAAATCTCTCGGATATTGAAGCCGTAAACAAAGTTTATACAACATTTTTCCCAGACTCGGCTATCGCCAGAGCCGTAGCCTATGTCCCTGCACGGACAACAGTTGCAGCTTCAGCTTTACCTATGGATGCTTTGGTGCAAATTGAAGCAGTGGTGTCACACGGAGATGGTACACCTCCACAGGCTATTGAAGACAGGCACGGAATCGTCATAGAGGCAAACAACACTGAAAATGCACCAAAGAGTTCTCTATCTACACAAACTGTAGCGTTTTCTCATTACAATCACCTTTCAGCTCAATTACCTTTAGACTCAAAAACTGGTGAAGTGGTAGCTGGTGGTATAAAAGAGCAGGCTGAACAGTGCTTAAAAAATATTAAGTCAATTGTAGAAAGTGTCGACCACGTTATGGACGATGTGGTTAAAGTGGAAATCTTCCTTAAAGATATTTCAGATAGTGATGCTGTAGACGAAGCTTACAAAACATTCTTCCCAGAGGGTGTTCCTGCACGAAGCACACTTGGCGTATCAGCTTTACCTAAAGATGCTTTAGTCCAAATCGATGCAGTTGTAGCAAACGCTGAAGGAACACCTCCAAAAGCATAA
- a CDS encoding LysE family transporter → MGVQVLFSFVIYVIINAFTPGPGNILALNTMANYGWKRGKTLFLGIFTGYFFVQALCALFIIGLENLINPIMTVLTYVGVIYILWLAYQIAISKPENKTSEKQPSFWIGFVLQIVNVKIFLFGITSLTGYVMPYYSSLGLLLFFEMIIAAIGSLATLTWIFFGGLFQKTYFKHFRVINIILALLLLQCAVVLLLQ, encoded by the coding sequence ATGGGTGTTCAAGTATTATTTTCATTTGTTATATACGTAATAATAAATGCCTTTACACCAGGACCAGGTAATATTTTAGCATTAAATACAATGGCGAATTATGGATGGAAAAGAGGAAAAACTTTATTCTTAGGGATCTTTACTGGTTATTTTTTTGTGCAAGCATTATGTGCCCTATTTATTATTGGGTTAGAAAACTTAATAAATCCAATAATGACTGTCCTTACATATGTAGGAGTAATATATATATTGTGGCTTGCATATCAGATTGCTATTAGTAAGCCTGAAAATAAAACATCCGAGAAACAGCCCTCTTTTTGGATTGGTTTTGTTCTACAAATTGTTAATGTAAAGATATTTTTATTTGGGATTACCTCTCTAACAGGATATGTTATGCCTTATTATTCATCGCTGGGTTTGCTTTTATTTTTTGAAATGATCATTGCTGCAATAGGTTCGCTTGCGACCCTGACTTGGATATTTTTCGGTGGATTATTCCAAAAAACATATTTCAAACATTTTCGAGTAATAAATATTATATTGGCGTTATTACTTTTGCAATGTGCAGTTGTACTTTTACTACAGTAA
- a CDS encoding LysR family transcriptional regulator, with product MNLQQLKYALEVASKGSMNEAAKSLFISQPSLSNAIKELEKEIKITLFIRTNRGVTITNEGAEFLGYARQVLQQFNMLEEKYISEKTAKQHFCISTQHYTFAANAFVELVKEFGESEYEFTLRETKTYEIIEDVKNLRSELGIIYLSNYNESVLLKLLRERNITFSQLFTARPHVFIRKKHPLADNEAINLNELDDYPCLSFEQGEYNSFYFSEEILSTRSVKKSIKVSDRAAIVNFMIGLNGYTISSGVFPKYLHGDEIIAVPLNVDEVIRVGTIKHSDVTLTRLGEIYLDALKRFAQEL from the coding sequence TTGAATTTACAACAATTAAAGTATGCATTAGAAGTAGCAAGTAAGGGATCTATGAATGAAGCAGCAAAAAGTTTGTTCATCTCCCAGCCAAGTTTGTCGAATGCGATTAAGGAATTAGAGAAGGAAATTAAAATCACTCTATTCATTAGAACGAATAGAGGAGTTACTATTACTAATGAAGGGGCTGAGTTTCTAGGTTATGCGAGACAGGTATTACAGCAGTTTAACATGCTTGAAGAAAAATACATAAGTGAAAAAACAGCTAAGCAGCATTTTTGTATTTCAACCCAGCATTATACTTTTGCAGCAAATGCTTTTGTGGAACTTGTAAAAGAGTTTGGGGAGTCTGAATATGAGTTTACCCTTCGTGAAACGAAAACTTATGAAATCATTGAAGATGTAAAGAATTTACGAAGTGAGTTAGGGATTATCTATCTAAGTAATTATAATGAATCCGTATTATTAAAACTGTTAAGAGAAAGAAATATAACCTTTTCACAACTATTTACTGCAAGACCTCATGTATTTATTCGTAAAAAACATCCATTAGCCGACAATGAAGCTATTAATTTGAATGAATTAGATGACTATCCATGCCTTTCTTTTGAGCAAGGAGAATACAATTCTTTTTACTTTTCTGAAGAAATTCTAAGCACAAGAAGTGTAAAGAAAAGTATTAAAGTAAGTGACAGGGCAGCTATTGTTAATTTCATGATTGGTCTCAATGGTTATACCATTTCTTCAGGGGTTTTCCCTAAATATCTTCATGGAGATGAAATTATTGCAGTTCCTCTTAATGTAGATGAAGTCATACGTGTTGGAACAATTAAGCATAGCGATGTCACATTAACGAGACTTGGTGAAATATATTTGGATGCATTGAAAAGATTTGCACAAGAATTATAA
- a CDS encoding FMN-binding negative transcriptional regulator, with protein MYIPKHFEIKDEEVIYEIIEKNSFATLFSQHQGHPFATHLPLILDKEKRYLYGHFAKPNKQWKDIEDQEVLAIFQGPHCYISSSWYETNKAVPTWNYVAAHIHGKVEIIEGEEMMDSLHQMVVKYENPSSSYQWDQLDAHFLEGQAKGIVGFKIKIDKIEGKAKLSQNHSAERLKLVISQLEQSTSEDEREIASHMKTILRKKA; from the coding sequence ATGTATATTCCAAAGCACTTTGAAATCAAAGATGAAGAAGTGATTTATGAGATTATTGAGAAAAACAGCTTCGCTACTTTATTTTCCCAACATCAGGGTCATCCGTTTGCGACCCACCTTCCTTTGATTTTAGATAAAGAAAAAAGATATTTGTACGGTCACTTTGCAAAACCGAATAAGCAGTGGAAAGATATAGAGGATCAGGAGGTACTTGCCATTTTTCAGGGACCGCATTGTTATATCTCGTCTTCCTGGTATGAAACAAATAAAGCTGTTCCGACATGGAATTATGTAGCTGCTCATATACACGGAAAGGTTGAGATTATAGAGGGGGAAGAAATGATGGATTCCCTTCATCAAATGGTGGTGAAATATGAAAATCCAAGTAGTTCATATCAATGGGACCAATTGGATGCTCATTTTTTAGAAGGGCAGGCAAAAGGCATTGTTGGATTCAAAATCAAGATCGATAAAATCGAAGGAAAGGCAAAGTTGAGTCAAAATCATTCCGCTGAGCGATTAAAGCTTGTTATTTCACAACTTGAACAATCCACAAGTGAGGATGAGAGGGAAATTGCATCTCATATGAAAACAATTCTTAGAAAGAAAGCTTGA
- the pdxR gene encoding MocR-like pyridoxine biosynthesis transcription factor PdxR produces MKNYLFALNESSPKYKQIYEQFKSFIEQGNVKADEQLPSIRQLADSLQVSRNTTLTAYNQLVAEGYIRGEGRKGYFVNPLEPSLYQEPPSPPNKKRAGKEASVRVDFRTDAVDQSHFPLKIWRRIANQVLTLPESFRYGEPFGEVSLREQIAAYLLQSRGVRTDTDAIFIGSSTQQMLINLGHILQEDYSGIIVEDPGFDGAREAFQFHHFLLEYLPVYATGADLSQLKQMDSSLIYVTPSHHSPYGVSMSIQQRQTLIGWANKVQGYIIEDDYDSEFRYTQQPFPALASIDSTRVIYLGNFSKAFLPGLRLSYMVLPQQLLNRYKNQFLNFESSTSLFSQLTMAKFMENGEWNRHIKRMRLVYKRKMKYLVSLLKKHFGQNISIIGEQSGLYVLIKVYLGHSEEWLIERAFLYGVKVRPTSIYFIKNHPDRPMIKLGFSGLSYDEIELGVNLLRKAWL; encoded by the coding sequence ATGAAAAATTATCTTTTTGCCTTAAACGAAAGCTCTCCCAAATACAAACAAATCTACGAGCAGTTTAAATCATTTATTGAACAAGGCAATGTGAAAGCTGATGAACAACTACCCTCCATTCGGCAACTTGCTGATTCTCTCCAAGTAAGCCGTAATACAACCCTAACAGCATATAATCAGCTTGTAGCAGAGGGTTATATTCGCGGGGAAGGGAGAAAAGGTTATTTTGTCAATCCATTAGAGCCATCTTTATACCAGGAACCACCAAGTCCCCCTAACAAAAAGAGGGCGGGAAAGGAAGCGTCCGTTCGTGTCGATTTTCGGACAGATGCTGTAGATCAATCCCATTTCCCTTTAAAAATATGGAGGCGAATAGCGAATCAGGTCTTAACGTTACCTGAGAGCTTTCGGTATGGGGAACCTTTTGGAGAGGTGAGTCTGCGCGAACAAATTGCCGCATACTTACTTCAATCACGTGGGGTAAGAACAGATACAGATGCCATTTTCATCGGTAGCAGTACACAACAAATGCTTATCAATCTAGGCCATATACTACAAGAAGATTACTCAGGTATTATCGTAGAAGATCCAGGGTTCGATGGTGCCAGGGAAGCTTTTCAATTCCATCACTTTTTGCTTGAATATTTGCCGGTATATGCAACAGGTGCAGATCTTTCGCAACTTAAACAAATGGATTCAAGCTTAATCTATGTAACACCTTCTCATCACAGTCCGTACGGTGTAAGCATGTCCATTCAACAACGACAAACGCTCATTGGGTGGGCAAACAAGGTACAGGGATACATTATTGAAGACGATTATGATAGTGAGTTCCGCTATACGCAACAGCCGTTTCCAGCGCTCGCTTCTATTGATTCAACAAGAGTCATTTATCTGGGAAATTTCTCAAAGGCTTTTCTTCCGGGACTACGTTTAAGCTATATGGTGTTACCACAGCAGCTTTTAAACCGTTATAAAAATCAGTTCCTGAACTTTGAAAGCTCAACTTCACTTTTTAGCCAACTTACAATGGCTAAATTTATGGAAAATGGGGAATGGAATCGGCACATTAAGCGAATGCGTCTTGTTTATAAACGAAAAATGAAATACCTCGTTTCATTATTAAAAAAACACTTTGGGCAAAATATATCCATCATTGGCGAACAGTCCGGTTTGTACGTTTTAATTAAGGTATATCTAGGGCATTCAGAAGAATGGCTAATCGAGCGGGCTTTCCTTTATGGGGTTAAAGTGCGGCCAACTTCGATCTATTTCATAAAAAACCATCCGGATCGGCCAATGATTAAACTAGGGTTTAGTGGTCTTTCTTATGATGAAATCGAACTTGGTGTAAACCTTTTAAGAAAAGCATGGTTATAA
- a CDS encoding YesK family protein, with the protein MLFPIAFTFISIVLFFISFIIGRWEGMGMGAVSISLFVASIIALIAIVLLYKIGPNSSKNHHQY; encoded by the coding sequence GTGCTTTTTCCAATAGCGTTTACCTTTATCAGTATTGTCTTGTTTTTTATCAGTTTTATTATTGGAAGATGGGAAGGAATGGGAATGGGAGCAGTAAGTATCTCGCTGTTTGTAGCATCTATCATTGCCCTGATCGCTATTGTATTGTTATATAAAATAGGTCCTAACAGCTCTAAAAATCATCATCAATACTAA
- a CDS encoding TIGR04104 family putative zinc finger protein encodes MPTCQNCGKKWTWKQTIKTIFRLKCPHCGKKQYESASSRVRSGVFMLIPLIFLPINAWFGFTVGTAFVLAVVLCFIIFGLYPFILKLSNEQEPYW; translated from the coding sequence ATGCCAACTTGCCAAAATTGTGGTAAAAAGTGGACTTGGAAGCAAACGATTAAAACAATCTTTAGATTAAAATGCCCTCATTGTGGTAAAAAACAATATGAATCGGCATCATCAAGAGTTAGAAGTGGTGTATTTATGCTCATTCCGTTAATATTTTTGCCTATTAATGCTTGGTTTGGATTCACAGTAGGTACAGCATTTGTTCTTGCTGTCGTTTTGTGTTTTATAATATTCGGTTTATATCCATTTATTTTAAAGTTATCTAATGAACAAGAACCCTACTGGTAA
- a CDS encoding PucR family transcriptional regulator translates to MKKRFQRNKLQSFLQQMNKPFDKYVFVANIQMKQSEGSQWMHSFFQFDSFLKSGIICTYNQSIFILYTDKSQQQFEKILKEWMRIYTIPTDALTIGYSQVHQTKTELHLAVREAYYACVMAKIELMPICHYEQLASERLLIELYRKDLEFTNHYVEIYLGPLLEEQDLLDTAVTFIQKKGNVKEIAVTHYCHPNTIRYRMTKIRQLIEPFGNELIFYEHLSAAVKLYLLHQTIKGTTIVLE, encoded by the coding sequence TTGAAGAAGAGGTTTCAGCGGAACAAATTACAGTCCTTCTTACAACAAATGAATAAACCGTTTGACAAATATGTGTTTGTAGCGAATATTCAAATGAAACAGTCCGAAGGCTCCCAATGGATGCATTCCTTTTTCCAGTTCGATTCCTTTTTAAAATCTGGCATAATTTGTACATATAATCAAAGCATCTTCATCCTTTATACAGATAAATCCCAACAACAATTTGAAAAAATACTTAAGGAATGGATGAGGATATATACAATTCCAACAGATGCATTAACAATTGGTTATAGCCAAGTTCACCAGACAAAGACAGAACTTCATCTAGCTGTTAGAGAGGCTTATTATGCTTGTGTCATGGCTAAAATTGAACTAATGCCTATTTGTCATTATGAACAGCTTGCATCTGAACGATTGCTGATTGAGCTTTATCGAAAAGATTTAGAGTTTACAAACCATTATGTTGAAATATATTTAGGACCGCTTTTAGAAGAACAGGATTTACTGGATACTGCTGTGACATTTATACAGAAAAAAGGCAATGTGAAAGAAATAGCCGTCACACATTATTGTCATCCGAATACGATTCGTTATCGTATGACGAAAATACGTCAATTAATCGAACCTTTTGGCAACGAGCTCATTTTTTATGAGCATTTATCTGCAGCAGTAAAATTGTATTTACTGCATCAAACAATTAAAGGAACAACGATTGTTTTGGAATGA
- a CDS encoding PucR family transcriptional regulator ligand-binding domain-containing protein → MMTVKDLLQLPVTKDFSVVAGGDGLNKTIQSVEILDFEFTEGIQQVRETSFSPYSIALSSLLFANQKPERLIDTIKKLIELKVSALAYKPVIFKDLPSEVLIFANEQDFPILRFGGDEFFEDVIFEVMNHINKRNHALFLENKIRCLIEEEVSAEQITVLLTTNE, encoded by the coding sequence ATGATGACTGTAAAGGATTTATTGCAGTTGCCAGTTACAAAAGATTTTTCGGTTGTAGCAGGTGGCGATGGATTAAATAAAACAATCCAAAGTGTTGAAATTTTAGACTTTGAATTTACGGAAGGTATTCAGCAAGTGAGAGAAACTTCCTTCAGCCCTTATAGCATTGCACTAAGCAGCTTATTATTTGCTAACCAAAAGCCAGAACGTTTAATCGACACGATTAAAAAGCTTATTGAATTAAAGGTAAGTGCCTTAGCCTATAAGCCAGTTATTTTTAAGGATTTACCTAGTGAGGTACTAATTTTTGCAAATGAGCAAGATTTCCCGATTTTACGTTTTGGTGGAGATGAATTTTTTGAGGATGTCATTTTTGAAGTGATGAATCATATTAACAAAAGGAACCATGCACTCTTCTTGGAAAATAAGATAAGATGTCTAATTGAAGAAGAGGTTTCAGCGGAACAAATTACAGTCCTTCTTACAACAAATGAATAA
- a CDS encoding trans-sulfuration enzyme family protein: protein MRFETKAIHSGRQVDKSTSSVTMPIYLSTTFERATDGSYPNEFVYSRENNPNRHALEDCLTSLEEGHDCVTFASGMAAITSLIEALPSDKPRRVIMPNDMYFGIRSLLSKTDIGSKFDIVIVDMTDPHEVKKAIKSAPTGLVWIETPSNPLLKVTDIEAVAQIAQEVGAYTVVDNTWATPVLQRPLNLGVDFSLHAVTKYIGGHSDLMIGAAIAKSNSPMLANLRAWQHSKGAVPSPFDCWLALRGVQSLAQRMATHCSNTSAIADFLKHHPNIEAVHYPGLAEHPGHHIAERQMSSFGSMLSFQVKGGWDEAMAVAAKVQLFIRATSLGGTHSLIEHRASVEGSTTMAPSNLLRVSIGLEHVDDLKEDLLQALE from the coding sequence ATGCGTTTTGAAACAAAAGCCATTCACTCCGGGCGGCAGGTTGACAAATCAACGAGCTCGGTCACCATGCCAATCTATCTCTCTACGACATTCGAACGAGCTACAGATGGCTCATATCCAAATGAATTCGTATATAGCCGTGAAAATAATCCTAATCGCCATGCTCTAGAAGACTGCCTCACATCACTCGAGGAGGGGCATGATTGCGTTACTTTCGCATCAGGGATGGCAGCGATCACTTCATTAATCGAGGCACTTCCTTCGGATAAACCACGTCGGGTTATTATGCCAAACGATATGTATTTTGGTATTCGTTCCCTTCTTTCGAAAACGGATATTGGATCAAAGTTTGACATTGTGATCGTTGACATGACAGATCCTCATGAGGTTAAGAAAGCGATAAAAAGTGCACCAACTGGTCTGGTTTGGATTGAGACACCTTCTAATCCACTTCTGAAAGTTACCGATATTGAAGCGGTGGCACAGATAGCGCAAGAAGTCGGTGCCTATACCGTTGTTGACAATACGTGGGCCACCCCAGTTCTGCAGCGTCCACTCAACCTTGGAGTTGATTTCTCACTCCATGCTGTGACCAAATATATCGGGGGACATAGTGACTTAATGATTGGCGCAGCTATCGCAAAATCCAATAGCCCTATGTTGGCCAATTTGAGGGCTTGGCAGCATTCAAAAGGTGCTGTGCCTTCCCCTTTCGACTGTTGGCTTGCTCTGCGCGGCGTTCAATCGCTTGCCCAGCGTATGGCGACACACTGTTCAAATACATCGGCAATTGCGGATTTTTTGAAACATCACCCGAATATCGAAGCCGTTCATTATCCCGGTCTTGCTGAACATCCGGGACATCATATTGCAGAACGGCAAATGAGTTCATTCGGCAGTATGTTGTCCTTTCAGGTAAAAGGCGGTTGGGATGAGGCAATGGCTGTTGCTGCGAAGGTACAATTGTTTATCCGTGCCACAAGTCTGGGTGGAACGCACAGTCTCATTGAGCACCGCGCTTCAGTTGAAGGAAGCACAACGATGGCTCCATCTAATCTATTACGTGTATCGATTGGGCTCGAACATGTGGATGATCTCAAAGAAGATTTATTACAGGCTCTGGAATAA